Part of the Flavobacterium okayamense genome, TGACTTTTGAAAATAGTTTTAATAGTTAATAAATCATCATACTTTGCTGGCCGTTTATAGTTCATATTTAAAGTTACAACAGGAAGCATTACTCCATTATCTTCCATCCATTTATAAGAGACTCCCAGATTACGTAACCATTCAACACGTCCCATTTCAAAATACTGTGCGTAGTTGCCGTGATAAACTACCCCCATTTGATCAGTTTCAGCGTAACGAACCCTAACTTTTAAATCAAAAATTTTCATATAATTATTATATTTCTATACTTTGTAAGATAAATCCTTAGT contains:
- a CDS encoding acyl-CoA thioesterase encodes the protein MKIFDLKVRVRYAETDQMGVVYHGNYAQYFEMGRVEWLRNLGVSYKWMEDNGVMLPVVTLNMNYKRPAKYDDLLTIKTIFKSQTSVKIEFDYEIYNEAGELLTTGYSMLVFVDIKTGRPVLPPKYVSEKLENL